Proteins encoded in a region of the Malaciobacter mytili LMG 24559 genome:
- the murD gene encoding UDP-N-acetylmuramoyl-L-alanine--D-glutamate ligase — MMIRVLGKGITAQALKEKFVDVTLYDDNDFNLYDKNSDEVTIVSPGIPPSNNMVKQAKNLQSDYDYLFDVMPFSIWISGTNGKTTTTQMTQYLLEKYNSVYGGNIGVPTCKLDTNAKIWILETSSFTLHYTNKAKPSLYILLPISEDHISWHGSYEEYKLAKLKPLDFMKEGEIAIIPEEFKDYPTNAYKITYKNSNDLAKEFNIDKSKIKFKEPFLLDALLAMATQKILFDEIDYEKINSFIIDKHKIEEVYDSLDRLWINDSKATNVDATINAIIPYKQQEIFLILGGDDKGANLEPLFEYIKELNIEVFAIGINLQRVLNFCKQYNIKVTACEILEKAVEEIALKHHKSAVAMLSPAAASLDQFSSYAHRGNLFKELVSKLSKI, encoded by the coding sequence ATAATGATTAGAGTTTTAGGTAAAGGTATTACTGCACAAGCATTAAAAGAAAAGTTTGTTGATGTAACTTTATATGATGATAATGATTTTAATTTATATGATAAAAATTCTGATGAGGTAACAATTGTAAGTCCTGGAATTCCCCCTTCAAATAATATGGTGAAACAAGCAAAAAATCTTCAAAGTGATTATGACTATTTATTTGATGTAATGCCATTTTCTATTTGGATTAGTGGAACAAATGGAAAAACAACTACAACTCAAATGACACAGTATCTTTTAGAAAAGTATAATAGTGTATATGGAGGAAATATTGGAGTTCCCACATGTAAATTAGATACAAATGCTAAAATATGGATTTTAGAAACTTCTTCATTTACTTTACATTATACAAATAAAGCAAAACCAAGCTTATATATCTTGCTTCCAATTAGTGAAGATCATATCTCTTGGCATGGTTCATATGAAGAGTATAAATTAGCTAAATTAAAACCTCTTGATTTTATGAAAGAAGGTGAAATAGCTATAATACCAGAAGAATTTAAAGATTATCCTACAAATGCTTATAAAATCACATATAAAAATAGTAATGATTTAGCAAAAGAGTTTAATATAGATAAATCAAAAATTAAATTTAAAGAGCCATTTTTATTAGATGCTCTTTTAGCAATGGCAACTCAAAAAATTTTATTTGATGAAATTGATTATGAAAAAATCAATTCTTTTATAATAGATAAGCATAAAATTGAAGAAGTTTATGATAGTTTAGATAGATTATGGATAAATGATAGTAAAGCTACTAATGTGGATGCTACTATAAATGCAATAATTCCTTATAAACAACAAGAGATATTTTTAATTCTTGGTGGAGATGATAAAGGTGCAAACTTAGAACCTTTATTTGAGTATATTAAAGAGTTAAATATTGAAGTTTTTGCTATAGGGATTAATTTACAAAGAGTTTTAAACTTTTGCAAACAATATAATATAAAAGTAACTGCTTGTGAAATCTTAGAAAAAGCAGTTGAAGAAATAGCATTGAAACACCATAAAAGCGCAGTTGCAATGCTTTCGCCTGCTGCTGCTTCTTTAGATCAATTTAGTTCATATGCACATAGAGGAAATCTTTTTAAAGAACTTGTATCTAAATTAAGCAAAATTTAA
- the mraY gene encoding phospho-N-acetylmuramoyl-pentapeptide-transferase, producing the protein MFYWFYRHLDINIFQYISVRAGIGFFISFFLTMYLLPKFIVWAKNKKASQPIYKYAPDSHQVKAGTPTMGGVVFIFSTIIATLLTVKLNNFYVVGGLLTLALFSLIGIKDDYAKISNNKNDAGLSARMKLIFQVFSAAIVVLILFFYNHTTELYTPFYKLPLFDIGFFITFFWILVIVATSNAVNLTDGLDGLATVPSIMAFFTLSIIIYITGHAILSSYLLLPNIKLTGELAILGACIIGSLIAFLWYNSHPAQIFMGDSGSLPLGAFMGYMAIVGKSEILLILIGFIFVLETVSVILQVGSYKLRQKRVFLMAPIHHHFEQKGWKENKIIVRFWIISFMTNLLALMSLKVR; encoded by the coding sequence TTGTTTTATTGGTTTTATAGACACTTAGATATTAATATATTTCAATATATTTCTGTTAGAGCAGGAATTGGTTTTTTTATCTCATTTTTTTTAACTATGTATCTTTTACCAAAGTTCATTGTTTGGGCTAAAAATAAAAAAGCATCACAACCTATTTATAAATATGCACCAGATTCACACCAAGTAAAAGCAGGTACTCCTACAATGGGTGGAGTTGTTTTTATCTTTTCAACGATAATTGCTACACTTTTAACAGTAAAATTAAACAATTTTTATGTGGTTGGAGGATTATTAACTTTAGCTCTTTTTTCTTTAATTGGAATAAAAGATGATTATGCAAAGATTTCAAATAATAAAAATGATGCAGGATTAAGTGCTAGAATGAAATTGATTTTTCAAGTTTTTTCTGCAGCAATAGTAGTTTTAATACTTTTTTTTTACAACCACACAACTGAACTTTATACACCTTTTTATAAATTGCCATTATTTGATATTGGCTTTTTTATTACATTTTTTTGGATTTTAGTAATAGTTGCAACTTCAAATGCAGTTAATTTAACTGATGGTTTAGATGGCCTTGCTACAGTTCCTTCAATTATGGCTTTTTTTACTTTATCCATTATTATTTATATTACAGGTCATGCTATTTTATCTTCTTATCTTCTCTTACCAAATATAAAGCTTACAGGAGAATTAGCAATCTTAGGTGCTTGTATTATTGGTTCATTAATCGCATTTTTATGGTATAACTCTCATCCTGCACAAATTTTTATGGGAGATAGTGGAAGCTTACCTCTTGGTGCTTTTATGGGCTATATGGCTATTGTTGGTAAGTCTGAAATTCTTTTAATCTTAATTGGGTTTATTTTTGTTTTAGAAACAGTTTCTGTGATACTACAAGTTGGTTCATATAAATTAAGACAAAAAAGAGTTTTTCTAATGGCTCCAATACATCACCACTTTGAGCAAAAAGGTTGGAAAGAAAATAAAATTATTGTACGATTTTGGATAATTTCATTTATGACAAATCTATTGGCACTAATGAGTTTAAAGGTTAGATAA
- a CDS encoding penicillin-binding protein 1A — MLKYIFGFFAVVTIGVMGWLLYLYSNIRFELDKVVDYNPKLTTQFFDKDGRLISNLFYQEHRLYVKYEDIPARVIEALVAIEDTQFFEHNGINPDAISRAIIKDIKAGALVEGASTLTQQLIKTLVLSREKKLIRKIKEALLSLRIETLLTKEEILERYLNQVYFGHGYYGIKTAALGYFKKELYELNLKEIAILVGLPRAPSFYDPTRNLQFALARANQVISRMNTLGWINQEEYSEAMKYTPNVYDETLTQNKAPYIIDYVLKELSNEIKDIKTGGYKIYLTVDLDAQEIAKEGLKFAYNQILSRDKYFQELNKKNKIEKEYDEEGNELDPNRYINKLNGSLISIENKTGKILALVGGIDYKTSSFNRVIQSKRQPGSAIKPFIYQAALDLGYSPATQLADISRTYEFETNDSEEKKFWQPKNYSGKYKGLLSLREALVHSRNLATINLVTDIGIDVVYDSLKTYGFKDMPLDLSITLGSFVISPLDLSQAYSIISNDGEEVKPYIINSIINKNGTVINFEAQKRYVTSPEQAFLVKDILHDAVDRGTGRRAKVKNLEIAGKTGTTNNNVDAWFCGFSPTIQTVVWFGQDDNTPMRKTETGGRTAGPAFAYFYEKYLKLHPELKREFDMPEGVRTSILNGQKEYFTTTSKLPTDEINIPKENQIQF; from the coding sequence ATGTTAAAATATATATTTGGTTTTTTTGCAGTAGTTACTATTGGTGTAATGGGATGGCTATTATATCTTTATTCAAATATTAGATTTGAGTTAGATAAAGTAGTTGATTATAACCCAAAATTAACAACACAATTTTTTGATAAAGATGGAAGACTAATTTCAAATCTATTTTATCAAGAGCATAGACTATATGTGAAATATGAGGATATTCCAGCACGTGTTATTGAAGCCTTAGTAGCAATTGAAGATACACAATTTTTTGAGCATAATGGAATTAATCCAGATGCAATAAGCAGAGCTATTATAAAAGATATTAAAGCTGGTGCATTAGTTGAAGGAGCTAGTACCTTAACTCAACAATTAATAAAAACTTTAGTTCTTTCAAGGGAAAAAAAACTTATTAGAAAAATAAAAGAAGCCCTACTTTCACTTAGAATTGAAACTTTATTAACTAAAGAGGAAATTTTAGAAAGATATTTAAATCAAGTATATTTTGGACATGGTTATTATGGAATTAAAACAGCTGCACTAGGATATTTTAAAAAAGAGTTATATGAACTAAATTTAAAAGAGATTGCTATTTTAGTTGGACTTCCAAGAGCTCCAAGCTTTTATGACCCAACAAGAAACTTACAATTTGCCCTTGCAAGAGCAAATCAAGTTATTTCAAGAATGAATACTCTTGGATGGATTAATCAAGAAGAATATAGTGAAGCTATGAAATATACACCAAATGTATATGATGAAACATTAACTCAAAATAAAGCTCCTTATATAATTGATTATGTATTAAAAGAGTTATCAAATGAAATAAAAGATATAAAAACTGGTGGATATAAAATTTATTTAACTGTAGATTTAGATGCACAAGAAATTGCAAAAGAAGGATTAAAATTTGCATATAATCAAATACTTTCAAGAGATAAATATTTTCAAGAATTAAATAAAAAAAATAAAATTGAAAAAGAGTATGATGAAGAAGGAAATGAGTTAGACCCAAATAGATATATAAATAAATTAAATGGTTCACTAATTTCAATTGAAAATAAAACAGGTAAAATCTTAGCTTTAGTTGGAGGAATTGATTATAAAACTTCTTCATTTAATAGAGTAATACAAAGTAAAAGACAACCAGGTTCTGCAATAAAACCTTTTATTTATCAAGCAGCATTAGATTTAGGTTATTCTCCTGCAACTCAATTAGCTGATATTAGTAGAACTTATGAATTTGAAACAAATGATTCAGAAGAGAAAAAATTTTGGCAACCAAAAAACTATAGTGGAAAATATAAAGGTTTATTAAGTTTAAGAGAGGCTTTAGTTCATTCAAGAAACTTAGCAACTATAAATTTAGTTACTGATATAGGAATAGATGTGGTTTATGATTCTTTAAAAACTTATGGTTTTAAAGATATGCCTTTAGATTTATCAATTACTTTAGGTTCTTTTGTTATTTCTCCTCTTGATTTATCACAAGCTTATTCTATTATTTCAAATGATGGAGAAGAGGTAAAACCTTATATTATTAATTCAATTATAAATAAAAATGGAACTGTTATAAATTTTGAAGCTCAAAAAAGATATGTAACAAGTCCTGAGCAGGCTTTTTTAGTAAAAGATATTTTACATGATGCTGTTGATAGAGGAACAGGAAGAAGAGCAAAAGTTAAAAACTTAGAAATTGCAGGAAAAACAGGAACTACAAATAATAATGTGGATGCTTGGTTTTGTGGATTTTCGCCTACAATTCAAACTGTTGTATGGTTTGGACAAGATGATAATACACCTATGAGAAAAACAGAAACAGGTGGAAGAACAGCAGGTCCTGCTTTTGCATATTTTTATGAAAAGTATTTAAAACTACATCCTGAATTAAAAAGAGAGTTTGATATGCCAGAAGGTGTAAGAACTTCTATTTTAAATGGACAAAAAGAGTATTTTACAACTACTTCAAAACTGCCTACTGATGAAATTAATATTCCAAAAGAAAATCAAATTCAATTTTAA
- the tuf gene encoding elongation factor Tu, with amino-acid sequence MAKEKFERSKPHVNIGTIGHVDHGKTTLTAAISAVLAVKGNAKMMDYDQIDNAPEERERGITIATSHIEYETDARHYAHVDCPGHADYVKNMITGAAQMDGAILVIASTDGPMAQTREHILLSKQVGVPYIVVFMNKEDQLDEEDREEMLELVEMEIRELLSEYDFPGDDTPIIAGSAFKALEEAKTGTLGAWSEKIMALMDAVDTYIPTPARDVDQAFLMPVEDVFSISGRGTVVTGRIEKGTVKLGETIEIVGIKDTQTTTVTGIEMFRKEMEQGVAGDNCGVLLRGIKKEDVERGQVLVKPGSITPHTKFRCEVYILSKEEGGRHTPFFSGYRPQFYVRTTDVTGSISLPEGVEMVMPGDNVEMTVELVAPIALEKGTKFAIREGGRTVGAGVVAEIIE; translated from the coding sequence ATGGCAAAAGAAAAGTTCGAACGAAGCAAGCCGCATGTTAACATTGGTACAATTGGTCACGTTGACCACGGTAAAACTACTTTAACTGCTGCAATTTCTGCAGTATTAGCAGTTAAGGGTAACGCAAAAATGATGGATTACGATCAAATCGATAATGCACCAGAAGAAAGAGAAAGAGGAATTACAATTGCTACTTCTCATATTGAGTATGAAACAGATGCAAGACACTATGCACACGTAGATTGTCCAGGACACGCCGATTATGTTAAAAACATGATTACTGGTGCTGCACAAATGGACGGTGCTATCTTAGTTATTGCTTCAACAGATGGACCAATGGCTCAAACAAGAGAGCACATTCTATTATCTAAACAAGTTGGTGTTCCATATATCGTTGTATTTATGAACAAAGAAGATCAACTAGATGAAGAAGATAGAGAAGAGATGTTAGAACTAGTTGAAATGGAAATTAGAGAATTATTATCTGAGTATGATTTCCCAGGTGATGACACTCCAATTATTGCAGGTTCTGCATTTAAAGCTTTAGAAGAAGCTAAAACTGGTACTTTAGGTGCATGGTCTGAAAAAATCATGGCTTTAATGGATGCAGTTGATACTTATATTCCAACTCCAGCTAGAGATGTTGATCAAGCATTCTTAATGCCTGTAGAAGACGTTTTCTCTATCTCAGGAAGAGGAACAGTTGTTACTGGTAGAATTGAAAAAGGTACAGTTAAATTAGGTGAAACTATTGAGATCGTTGGTATCAAAGATACTCAAACTACTACAGTTACTGGTATTGAAATGTTCAGAAAAGAAATGGAACAAGGTGTTGCTGGTGATAACTGCGGTGTTTTACTAAGAGGTATCAAAAAAGAGGATGTTGAAAGAGGACAAGTTTTAGTTAAACCAGGTTCAATCACACCTCATACAAAATTCAGATGTGAAGTGTATATTCTTTCTAAAGAAGAGGGTGGAAGACATACTCCATTCTTCTCAGGATATAGACCACAATTCTATGTAAGAACAACAGACGTTACTGGTTCAATTTCTTTACCTGAGGGTGTAGAAATGGTTATGCCAGGTGATAACGTAGAAATGACAGTTGAATTAGTTGCTCCAATTGCTCTAGAAAAAGGTACTAAGTTTGCTATTAGAGAAGGTGGTAGAACTGTAGGTGCTGGAGTTGTTGCAGAAATCATCGAGTAA
- a CDS encoding ATP-binding cassette domain-containing protein, with protein MLKIEVKELNISHQNKQLVDISFNIENTTALIGESGSGKSLTLKALLNLLPSELNVKLNLKSQFELDVSNIGFIPQNPFTSLSPMTKIKNQFFCDKEKKKELLNLVGLEEWVLNRFPIQLSGGQLQRVVIAMVLSKKIKLLLLDEPTTALDEKSKIKIIELIKQITSKLQIPILFVTHDIESIKTICENLIIIKKGKVIEKGKTLELIKNPKNDYTKVLIDSNFKNREFRK; from the coding sequence ATGTTAAAGATTGAAGTTAAAGAATTAAATATATCACATCAAAATAAGCAATTAGTAGATATTAGTTTTAATATTGAAAATACTACTGCCTTAATTGGCGAAAGTGGTAGTGGAAAATCTTTAACTTTAAAAGCCCTTTTAAATTTATTACCTAGTGAGCTTAATGTAAAACTTAATTTAAAAAGCCAATTTGAATTAGATGTTTCAAATATTGGATTTATTCCACAAAATCCTTTTACTTCTTTATCTCCTATGACAAAAATTAAAAATCAATTTTTTTGTGATAAGGAAAAGAAAAAAGAGCTATTAAACCTTGTAGGATTAGAAGAATGGGTTTTAAATAGATTTCCCATACAATTAAGTGGTGGTCAGCTTCAAAGAGTTGTTATTGCAATGGTATTAAGCAAAAAGATTAAACTTTTATTACTTGATGAACCAACTACTGCTTTAGATGAAAAAAGCAAAATAAAAATTATTGAGCTTATTAAACAAATTACTTCAAAGTTACAAATACCAATACTTTTTGTAACTCATGATATAGAATCAATTAAAACAATTTGTGAAAATTTAATAATTATAAAAAAAGGTAAAGTTATAGAAAAAGGTAAAACTTTAGAACTTATAAAAAATCCAAAAAATGACTATACTAAAGTATTAATTGATTCAAATTTTAAAAATAGAGAGTTTAGGAAATAA
- the gpmI gene encoding 2,3-bisphosphoglycerate-independent phosphoglycerate mutase: protein MTNKTILVITDGIGHNNSDSFNAFKNANTPTYDYLFKNVPYSLIHTYGNYVGLPDGQMGNSEVGHMTIGSGRILYQDLVKINLAIKDNTLKDNEILKNTISNSNNLHLIGLVSDGGVHSHIEHIIALAKIAKANGKKVFIHVITDGRDVAYNCANKYIQQLIEICDEDIVIATISGRYYAMDRDNRWERVKKAYDAIVFANPKTSMPICTYVEESYKKEIFDEFIEPTSFEGFNGIQNNDGIIFCNFRSDRMREISSVFAKKEFSEFEIKELSLNIATMTQYDKNTPLPILFPKESPKNTLAEVISNAELSQLHTAETEKYAHVTFFFNGGVEEPVLNESRVLIPSPSVATYDLQPQMSAPEVGETVRKAMQEEQDFIVVNFANGDMVGHTGVYEAAIKAVEAVDLELGLIIEKAKEKGYNLILTSDHGNCEMMKDENGNTLTNHTVGDVYCFVIANNVKEVKTGGLNNIAPTVLKLMNLDIPEEMDEPLI from the coding sequence ATGACAAATAAAACTATTTTAGTAATAACTGATGGTATTGGACACAATAACTCAGATAGTTTTAATGCTTTTAAAAATGCAAATACTCCTACATATGACTATCTATTTAAAAATGTTCCATATTCATTAATTCATACTTACGGGAACTATGTTGGACTTCCAGATGGACAAATGGGTAATAGTGAAGTTGGACATATGACAATAGGAAGTGGAAGAATTTTATATCAGGATTTAGTAAAAATTAATCTAGCAATAAAAGATAATACTTTAAAAGATAATGAGATATTAAAAAATACAATTTCTAACTCAAATAATCTTCACTTAATTGGTTTAGTAAGTGATGGTGGTGTTCACTCTCATATTGAACATATTATCGCCCTTGCAAAAATTGCAAAAGCTAATGGAAAAAAAGTATTTATTCACGTAATAACTGATGGAAGAGATGTTGCATATAATTGTGCAAATAAGTATATACAACAATTAATTGAAATTTGTGATGAAGATATTGTAATTGCAACTATTTCAGGAAGATACTATGCTATGGATAGGGATAACAGATGGGAAAGGGTAAAAAAAGCTTATGATGCTATTGTTTTTGCTAACCCTAAAACTTCAATGCCTATTTGTACATATGTAGAAGAATCATATAAAAAAGAGATATTTGATGAGTTTATTGAGCCAACTTCTTTTGAAGGCTTTAATGGAATACAAAATAATGATGGAATAATTTTTTGTAATTTTAGAAGCGACAGAATGAGAGAAATCTCTTCAGTTTTTGCAAAAAAAGAGTTTAGTGAATTTGAAATAAAAGAATTATCATTAAATATTGCAACAATGACGCAATATGATAAAAATACTCCTTTACCTATTTTATTTCCAAAAGAAAGCCCTAAAAATACCCTTGCAGAAGTTATTTCAAATGCAGAATTATCACAGTTACATACAGCAGAAACAGAAAAATATGCCCATGTTACATTTTTCTTTAATGGAGGAGTTGAAGAGCCTGTATTAAATGAAAGTAGAGTATTAATTCCATCTCCTAGTGTTGCAACTTATGATTTACAGCCACAAATGAGTGCACCTGAAGTTGGTGAAACTGTAAGAAAAGCAATGCAAGAAGAACAAGATTTTATTGTAGTAAATTTTGCAAATGGAGATATGGTAGGACATACAGGAGTTTATGAAGCTGCCATTAAAGCTGTTGAGGCAGTGGATTTAGAGCTAGGACTTATAATTGAAAAAGCAAAAGAAAAAGGATATAATCTAATACTTACAAGTGATCATGGAAACTGTGAAATGATGAAAGATGAAAATGGAAATACTCTTACAAATCATACAGTTGGTGATGTATATTGCTTTGTAATTGCAAATAATGTAAAAGAAGTTAAAACTGGTGGACTAAATAATATAGCTCCAACTGTTTTAAAACTGATGAATTTAGATATTCCAGAAGAGATGGATGAACCATTAATTTAA
- a CDS encoding response regulator, protein MALNEIKSDLKNLNILIVEDGKDIINIMNRTFKMIVNQISLANDGDKAMELYKTNNPDLILTDLRMPHKDGVEFIKELRKIDLEIPIIVITAYEDDLKEEEKQLVNAIFPKPINFIALVNKMNEFL, encoded by the coding sequence ATGGCATTAAATGAAATTAAATCAGATTTAAAAAATTTAAATATATTAATAGTAGAAGATGGAAAAGATATTATTAATATTATGAATAGAACTTTTAAAATGATAGTAAATCAAATATCCTTGGCAAATGATGGCGATAAAGCAATGGAATTATATAAAACAAATAATCCAGATTTAATTCTAACTGATTTAAGAATGCCACATAAAGATGGTGTAGAATTTATAAAAGAGTTAAGAAAGATAGATTTAGAAATTCCAATTATTGTAATTACAGCTTATGAAGATGATTTAAAAGAAGAAGAGAAGCAATTAGTAAATGCAATTTTTCCAAAACCTATAAATTTTATAGCATTAGTAAATAAAATGAACGAGTTTTTATAA
- the rpmG gene encoding 50S ribosomal protein L33, translating into MRIKIGLKCQESGDINYTTWKNPKTHSEKFEVKKYSPRLKKHTIHKEVKLKS; encoded by the coding sequence ATTAGAATAAAAATTGGATTAAAATGTCAAGAAAGTGGAGATATTAACTACACTACTTGGAAAAACCCAAAAACTCATAGTGAGAAATTTGAGGTTAAAAAATATAGTCCAAGATTAAAAAAACACACAATTCATAAAGAAGTTAAGTTAAAGTCGTAA
- the nusG gene encoding transcription termination/antitermination protein NusG produces MMAHKWYAIQTHSGSELTVKKALEKLAEEMGNDRIAEVLVPTEDLIEIKKSKKVIVERPLYPAYAFAKIDLDTALWHRIQSMPKVGRFIGESKKPTPLAEKDINLILEKVNNRSAAKPKVSFDEGEMVRINEGPFANFNGIVEDFDMTAGILKLNVSIFGRNTPVEISYTQVERVI; encoded by the coding sequence ATAATGGCACATAAATGGTATGCAATTCAAACTCACTCTGGAAGTGAATTAACTGTAAAAAAAGCTTTAGAAAAATTAGCTGAAGAGATGGGTAATGATAGAATAGCAGAGGTTCTAGTTCCAACAGAAGATTTAATTGAAATTAAAAAAAGCAAAAAAGTAATTGTTGAAAGACCTTTATATCCAGCATATGCTTTTGCTAAAATTGATTTAGATACAGCATTATGGCATAGAATTCAATCAATGCCAAAAGTTGGAAGATTTATTGGTGAATCAAAAAAACCAACTCCATTAGCAGAAAAAGATATTAATTTAATTTTAGAAAAAGTTAATAATAGATCAGCTGCTAAACCAAAAGTTTCATTTGATGAAGGTGAAATGGTTAGAATTAATGAAGGTCCATTTGCAAACTTCAACGGAATTGTTGAAGATTTTGATATGACTGCAGGTATTTTAAAACTGAATGTTTCTATTTTTGGAAGAAATACTCCAGTTGAAATCTCTTATACGCAAGTAGAAAGAGTAATATAA
- the secE gene encoding preprotein translocase subunit SecE: MNKFKTYYKNAKEELFKVIFPIKEQIRSAYLSVFIVVTVITLFLALIDAVMSLSLSSVMN, translated from the coding sequence GTGAATAAATTCAAAACTTATTATAAAAACGCTAAAGAAGAACTATTTAAAGTTATTTTTCCTATAAAAGAACAAATCAGATCAGCTTATTTATCAGTGTTTATTGTGGTAACAGTAATTACTTTATTTTTAGCATTAATTGATGCAGTAATGTCATTAAGCTTATCTTCTGTAATGAATTAA